The sequence CAGAATCGACGACGATTAAATCGATCGCACCACTTCGGACTAGGGTCTCGGCAATTTCCAGGGCCTGTTCACCAGTGTCCGGCTGCGACACAAGGAGATCGTCCGCCTGCACACCCAGCTTCTTGGCATAGGTCAGATCGAGCGCATGTTCGGCGTCGATAAATGCGGCCACACCACCGGTCTTCTGCACTTCGGCAATGCAGTGCAACGTCATCGTCGTCTTGCCGGAGGCCTCCGGGCCAAAGATCTCAATGACCCGTCCGCGTGGCAGTCCCCCGACTCCAAGCGCAATGTCGAGCGTCAGCGAGCCGGTCGAAATCGCCGGCACATCGACCTTCTCTTCGGCTCCCAGCTTCATGATCGCGCCTTTCCCATACTGCTTTTCGATCTGGGACAGAGCGAGGTCGAGCGCGCGTTTCTTGTCTTCTTTTTCGGACATAGAAATCTCCTACAAAGTGAACGGACTTAAGCTGGGGATTATACCCAAATGGGCAAGGGAAACCTAGTCTGATTCGAGGCACTGTAGCTGGCACATCATCTTTTAGTCCAGATTGACAAGGATAACGACTGGCTTATACTGTGACTCACCCCCACGGGGTGGAAGAATTAGGTATATTGCTATGAGGACACACATGAGGTGCGAACATGAGAGCGCATGATCGGATTACGTTCGATCCTCAGATTCTCGGGGGACGAGCTTGTATTCGCGGGATGCGGATAAGCGTGTCGTTACTCGTGAATCTGGTGGCCAATGGCATGCCTGTTGAACAGATCTTAAAAGAATACCCGCTACTCGAAGCAGATGATATCCGCCAAGCCCTTCAGTATGCCGCAGTACTCACCAACGAAGAACTCCATCCGTTGACCAGCAGCCCGTTGTGAAGTGTTTGGCCGATATGGGTCTGGCCCTCAGCACGGTCCAGGCCCTTCGTCAGTGCGGTCATGACATCCGACATTTGAGCGAAGAAGGGCTTGAGCGTTTGGCCGATCCGCTCATCCTCGAAAAGGCCGAACGGGAAGAGCGTCTGATTATCACGTGCGATCTCGACTTTGCCGATCTGCTGGCACTCAGTGCTCGTACCCTACCGAGTGTGATTCTTATCCGACTTCAGGACCAGACACCAGGCTCAGTGATCCCCCGGCTCGTGCAGGTACTCAGCGAATGCCACGAGGCCCTTACGAATGGTGCAATCGTCACCATTGAAGAAACCCGGTACCGATTACGACGTCTCCCGATCGAGCCTAGCCCACACTGACCCCTTGCATTAAGAACACAAACCTTTACGTTTTCTTCCCCGACAGCATCACTTCGATCTTTCGGTTGAATCGTCCTTGTCGTGTAAAACTGTGAAGCATAAGACCAACTTACTATTTGACCGCGGGATATTCCTCCGCGGGACGGAGGCCTTTGATTGTCGTCGGGAACGCTAATCGGCCAATCGGCGAGCGGCCAAAAGAATTACTCGGCGCCGTCTTGGCCGCCGCAGCACAACTTTTTGCCTCCATGCGCATACTCCTGAAAGCCGTCAACTTCTTCCGGGAGCCGGTCCATCAGACATAACGACTACCAAAGATCAGCGGCTGAACTATGAGACCTCTGACTCGCTCAACAGAATGCACAAAGCAAGACGTGACCCTAATTTTTTGGAATCTACAATCATGGTGTGCCGTTGACGATGCTGAGGGATGGGCTTGAGAAGCTCGAATATCCTTAAGGTTGTTCAGGCCTTGAAGATCAATGGCTAAGACGCTCCTAGCATCGCTCAGAGGGGATGAGGAGGCTTGAAGCACACTATATTACGGTTTGTTACCTACAAATATGGTTGAAGGTCCGCCCCGCGACGGATTTACATTCAGCTCTACTCGCTCACCTATGCGCTTCAATGTAGATAGTAAAGTCAGTGTGCTGTTCATTTGTGGATCTTTCACAGCGACGCGAATTCCTTCAGGTACACCATCTGTAGGCAGTAGGGGGCCAAACCCGGTTACAACCCAGCCGCTTTCCTTCAGCCCTGTTACAATGTCTCTCGCAAAACGTTCCGCTTCAGAATTTAGAGCGACAAACAGTACATCGATCTGACCCTTCTCTCCATTGGAGAGTGCATCTAGAAAATCTGTCCGTTTGGATTCGATCAACCTTCTCCCTTTTGCGCGTTCCTGTAGAGCCTGGAGTTCCTGACTGGACTTCGCCATTTCTTCTCGGAGTTTCCCTACCTCTCCTTCCAGAATCTTGATCTGTTCCTCAGAACCCACAGGAAACGGATGGCGTTGCTGCCACTTCATGAATTCTTCTGGACTGGGTTTCGTCGAGAGAAAGGCAGTTGTGTCTTGCTGATATATAACCTGTGCAGGTTTGAATCCGTCCCGTTTAATCGAAAGGCATTGAAGGTAGTTATTGATTCGTGCGTCTCTGCCAGTTTGGCTCGCCAAGGATACGACGGAAGGATAGGTCTTAAGATCAAAGCTGCCAGTGATGGCCTTAGTAAACATGCGACGGATACCATACAAGCCGTGAGGACTAGGTGGGAAATACCTATGCGAGTCTTAATCATGCTGCTTCTCTCCACCACAT is a genomic window of Candidatus Nitrospira kreftii containing:
- a CDS encoding hypothetical protein (conserved protein of unknown function) is translated as MRAHDRITFDPQILGGRACIRGMRISVSLLVNLVANGMPVEQILKEYPLLEADDIRQALQYAAVLTNEELHPLTSSPL
- a CDS encoding hypothetical protein (conserved protein of unknown function), which translates into the protein MKCLADMGLALSTVQALRQCGHDIRHLSEEGLERLADPLILEKAEREERLIITCDLDFADLLALSARTLPSVILIRLQDQTPGSVIPRLVQVLSECHEALTNGAIVTIEETRYRLRRLPIEPSPH